AGCCACCCAAGAAGCCCCAGTGACCACACTTGAGGAGACTGTGGAGGCTGATAGCCAAGTGTCAGCAGGGAAAGTTTTACAGGAATTGTCATCTGATGAATCTTCCCAACAAAATTCAGAGACAGAAAAATCCGACACAGAAAACATAGAACACGATGTGCCTTATTTCAGGAACCTTGTGGTATCGCAGACTGAAATACTAAACAACCTGTCTGATGTCTGGGAGACAGTTGTACCAACCCTCAGTGAAGAAGGTAAGAAAATagattgaattttttcttttcacatttatcAGAATTCCATTGCTACAGTTAGCACTGTATTTTGGACTCTTTGATTAAGAGATTATCACAGTTTATATagtataaaatgttaaaatgacaaTAGGTTAAATGCCTTACcctcttttatgttttataaaactTCATTAGACTTGTTTTGATATAGAAAAGgtctttttatttgtgtgtgtgtggagggacaCAATTTCATATTAAACTTGCTCCAGACCTGTTTTCTTTAAGACTGTaaggcagtgtttctcaacctttttaccgtTGCATAACCCTTAGAATAAGTTACATGTCTctaggaacccctgcacaaaaataattatactctatatctttctcatatttttttcatcgtaATTCACATggtgaatatcatatatatatataaatatatatatatatatatatatatatatatatatatatatatatatatatataaatatggttgttatattgataacataataggttagataggataaTGTCtgtattacaataaccaataatattttgtgcatgtttcataatattacaatcatgaaattagcgtTAGCTTATCTCACACTTTGTTGTGGAACTCTAGGTTTGTGGGGAACCCTGCTGTAAGGTATGATTCAAGGGAAATATTTCTCGGTGCTAGTTTTAATTGGTTGAGCAATCATGTAgaggttttttttatgttgcttgtgTTTTTTGTGAGAGTGTGTCTTGCTGCTGTCATCGATGGCTTTTCTCTGATTTCAGTTGAGGGTGACGTCCGCACAGTTATTGGTCAAGCTAAGCTGCTCATTTCACAGCGTTTCCATCAATTCATTGGTTTGGTTGACAACTGTGAATTTAACACTGGCGAGAAGACCACCACATGTGAAGATTTGCAAGGGTTTTGGGACATGGTAGATTTCCAGGtaaggcatttttttcttttacctccaTAGTGTGGTTTTCACTAATGAAAAATTCTCTCTTCTACTACAATCACATGActaattacattaaaaaacaaacacatttctTTCTCAAGTTTATAAGTAgctttcttgtattttctttgagGACTATGGCTAAAAATATGGTTTTCTTTTGCTAAGgtggaagatgtgaagaaaaagTTTGCTGATTTGCAGAAATTGAAAGACAACAATTGGCAGACAGAAGATATTCCATCGACCAAACCTGTCAAGAAAATCAAGAAAGCAAAGGTAAGAATCAATGTTGTTTAGTCCCCAAGTCAACCCTAGTCAGGCTGACTTGTCATCAAATGTATTCCATccttgaccatcccatctttttaaggattcattatctaatgtgccctttTCCTTTCTAAGGGCATGATttgaaaaatttttgttttctaataagTCAAAGGATAACATGGAGACTTCTCAAAAATTCCCCcatcaccactgtttgacaactggtgttggtgtgtttatgtccccatgacttagtggttcggcaaaagatactgatagaataagtaccaggcttaaaaaataagtacaggagtcgattttttcaactaaaaattccaatgactgaaacaggtaaaagataaaagacgtgtTTTGATTGATGGTTAAATGACATTGTTGAATTAAATTACTATTATCTCctgtttgcaattttttttttctcagcctgTTCCATCCAAGGTTTCAAAAGCGAAAGGAAAATCAAAATTTGCCCAATTTCTGGCACAGAAGAAGAAAGTTGCAGATAATTCAACTGGAGGCGATGCTGAAGAAGCAGAGAAGGAAGAATCGGTTAAAGTATTTGATGGCCACTTCTTCAAAGTGGAGAGTCCAGTTCGATCACCAAAGCCGCATTGTTTGGGTAAGATTTCCTTCCTTCAAGCCTGCGTTTTCTAttgtaaaactgaaatattttcactcgcttttttttaatatcatcattatggAAGATGATTGACACTATTACGTTAAGTGATACTTGGAAATATCagggttaatgacaggaagggcatccagccacagaatacctgcctcaataaactccatctgactcatgcaagcatgaaaaagtggatgttaaaataatgatgatgggatTTTTGCAGTTTCCATCATCATAATATCTGCTTTACCATATTCCCTCACAAGCATCGGTTGGCTTTGGGACTGTAGTAAAAGACatccaaagtgctgtgcagtggaattgaTCCTTGAACCCCATATTTGCAATGTGAAATTCTTGCCATGCTTATACTTACgttggggttaaaaaaaaaagaattttagtcTGTTTAAATTGTTCTTAGCTTTTGgattaaataaattctttgaatttttttattttcagattccCCCCGCAGTCCAGTTGTCATGCCAGTTTTCACAGAGACAACTCAGGAACGGTCAACAGACATCCAGGCTGATATTCATGAGAAAGATAACTCAGACGATAAAACGTTTCAAACAGTTGAGATAGAACCAAAGGATAAAGAAACTGAGCAGACAGTTTCTTCTCAGAATTCTTTCGACTCGGCAAAGGTAACACCTTTGGTTACAAGACGTAGCTATGTTCCAACTGTACCCAGCCCTCTCCTTCAAGATATAACTCCTGTGAGAAAGAGAACATCGACAAACCGGCGTTCACGTCTGCTCGGTGAGACAGTGAACACACCAGACAACTGTCAGCTAGTATTGTCATCTGCATCAGTTGAAAAGGTTGAAAATGATGAAGTGTTTGTCCTCCAATCACCACCAAGGTTTGTATTTgatcattttattgatttattgatttattttctaaaattttcaagcAAAATGGGGATGAGCAGGTGAAACAATGTCTAGATTAACGGCTTGTGTGTCTTAATGCATAAAAGATGTCTGCCAATCCAGTTTAATTAGTTCCATACATTACAGATATGGAATCATACTTGGCTGTTCTTATGTTTATTTCCACCCATCTTCCATTGAGCTATACTCAATCCTTGTCTCCACTCATCCTCAATTGAGCCCTTCTCAGCTAGTCCTTATACTCACTACTACTTGTGTTCCAATGAGTTGCTCTCAAACTTGGTCAGTTCCTTTACATTGTTTCCTTGTAAGCTTAGAACCaaaagattttgaagaaaattaattcagtttacttttgttgtttttcctaaAGCAGAAGACGTTCTCAGAGAGTCAGCCGGAGACTTTCTGCAATGGAATCATTTCCCAAATCGCCCAGTAAAGGTAGGTGGCATTAGTTTATTATTGTACTTCCCACCCAACGTTTGTCTCCTTCTCCAACTGGGATTGccttgtatctcttctacaaCAAGACTCCTAtctctatttttctattcttttaataTCTCATCAACCagtacaaagccacctccctcattACTACTCCCCACCAGTCAAGGAGACTTTGTCtttgctggtgccacgtaaaaagcactcagtacactctggaaagtagttggtgttaggaagggtatatggctgtagaaaccatgccgaaacagacaatAGAACTTAACATAACCCCACTAACTTGCCAGCTCTTATCAAATCATCCAATTCTTGCCAGCATGAAGAACAGACATTAAatcttgatggtgatgatgatacacactgacacacacacacagggtgttgCAAATAAACTTTGGTTTTACCATTTGGGATAAAGGTTTCCACAACAAATGCATGGTGTTCATTAATCCAAACCATGactgtaattgaaaaaaaaaatagcattaaaacattttcttcatgaAAACACTATTTTTATCTCCCTAACTTCACTAGGGCCACAGCAATGGGTATGTAAAACCTGGGAAGTTTTTCGGctgcattctgtgtgtgtgtgtgtgttttcatcctgtttttattactttaaaattcaaaatgtaatgtgtattttctgttaaatttttaTTCAGATTCTACAAACACCGAAGATTGTGTACCGATTGGACAGCTGGTTGATTTGTCTGAACATGCCAGTCCTAATTGTGAAAGTACCCTTGAGAAAAAGACCCCGGTAACAAAAAGAAGGTCCAGGGCTAAGGGTAAGTAAAACCTAATCATCCCTTAAGGCAATGATTAATTTAGGAGAAACAGTGTGAAGGTGTGGTGTTTGTTAATTAAGGTACAGTGATTGTTGGGTTGTAATATGGGTCAACCTATCACTCAGTTAATGAGTTACAGCCCAAAACCAATCACGTTGTTgttgaggatggtggtggtgctgtaaGAATTAAAAACGGTGTGataaaatttttgtaaaatttaagATCGTTTTAAACTTGTCTAACACTGAACCAGAAATGTTCACACAATATGCCTTTGATGATCTGAATTATTGTCCCTGGACCTGTGCAACAGATATGCTCTCCATAAGGCTCTCCAGTGCATGTACCAAATATGCATTTCAACCATTGGGTAGCTGGAATCGAAGTTGGAGTctgaaacaattaaggggtagctggagtcgGTAAAACTATATTGACTCTGATTCTGACTCataatatctttattctttaatataaaccagttataacatataggcctactcaaactgcgagtgtatgcatatgctttatgggatatgtagaccacaatcaattaattacataaagaggagtcagagtcggaggtgccaatagtacagGAGTCGGAGTTGAAGTTTTTTTGTTTCGACTCCTCAGCCCTGATTTCAGCTATGATGTTCCCAGCTTCATACTGAACATAttccacatatctatctatctatttctagcaattccagTGACTGTAGTGACTCTTGTTTGCATAAATGTTTTCGTCTGTAcgctttaaaacaaaaatgtctcAAATTCATCTGAAACCTCTTAAACAGtaatttttcattctttgaaaCAGTGACGCCTGGGGTTCAGAGTGGTAGTCGTCGTTCCACACGGATTGCAAGACTGTCTGTGTTCCATGTTGAACCATGTTCTACAAAAGTTGAGAATCATGCAGATATGAATCTGATAGACTTTCAGACACCCATGACATCAAAGAGGTAAGCCGTTTctctaaatgtacatatgtatcctcagccaaatcgtccaacccatgctagcatggaaggcagacgttaaacaaagatgatgatgtatgtatgcttggGAGTGTTTCTGCCTTATCTTCCTCTTtagcttttgttttatatatatataaaatacatattaaatacaggacatcaccagcaagcgaaaaatacataaacacatgagaGATAAGTatgggacaaaataccaaaagaagttaACTCCtcgtcagttgtcgactgttttacTACTCTTTATTTGTCGTTGAAAGCATGAAATAGGGAGTAGTAAAATGGTCGACAACTGACAAGGGGTTAACTTCTTTTGGTATTCTGTCATGTACTTAtctcttgtgtgtttatatatttttcactcgttgatgtcctgtacttatttATAATTGAATGCCATGCAGCATTGTCCAcaataagttcatatatatatgtgtgtgtgttgtgtgacgTGTACTTCTATTGAAGTGCAGACAGAATATGGTCATACCAAAGATAAATCTGGAAACACTAGGTGTTGATATTTTGGTCTCAGATGAAATAACATAAGAGCTAGATCCAAAGGTAGATTATACATTTCATATTTGTTAAACATGTGTTGGAAGAGAAGATAAATGAACACATAAAGTGATGATATTTCAATAATgttcttatcttttctttttctctttgctgtAGGAAAAGTTTGAAAAGACCAAAGTCTGTGGCATTTGCAGATTGTGTTACAGAGGAGGAGGGGAACTGCTCAAGTGAGTGAAAACTTTATTGCAATTGTGATTGGGGGTACCCTTAGCTTtgcaagtaccagttgcgtagtggggtcaatctaatcgactagccccccccccccatttcagGCTTTGTATTTCTTCCAGTGCTTTactatttgagttcaaatcctgccatggtcatgTTTGCTTGGACCTTGTCATCGATGTGTACTTGCAACTGGTCACATACCTAGATGAGATTTGTCACCTCTGATAGAGGAAACAAATGCAAACAGCTGCTGGGCTGAATAAATAATCCAGTATATGCAACTGAAGCAGAAACAGCCATTTGCAAGATATAGTAAGATTTTGTCCAAGACAACTTGCCTGCCAGCATTGTATATACAATCATTCATAGACATCTGTAAAAATGAAAGTTATAGTTGTTTTGTGAAGCCAATCTAAATtcaagaatattttagaaatataataacgAAAGGATTAAATAACTGCAACCATTTTTGATGAGCTCTTTaagacttttatttttgttttagttcccAACATTTGCCATTTGTCTCAATGATTGATTTGCCTTGTGAGTTAGTGTACAGTTTTTAAAGAAGTtataatcttatttatttatttttcttttgattaaagCATCTGCAGGTGATTTGACCACAGTATTATGTCCCATCAGCCCAAATGTTGATTGTACAGAGACCATAGAGCAGAACAGCAAAAAACTACAGAGATTTGGAAAACTGAAAGTTGGCTATACACCAATTCGTTCTGTAAGTttgctgtgtttatatatttgcctgTCTGGGGTAGGTTGTATTGAGGTTAGAGGTGAGAcacggaaaaagaaaacaatccgaaatacttcagttttaGAAGACTGCTtcataaatataatgtttatgcTCGCCCTGTAGTTTGATATCaaaacatacataaagcataaGCATACTTCATATTGCATCAAAGTTCTTCTTCCTGGGGCTTGTTAATAACAAAAACCAATCAATTATTGAAGTCAGATTAATTAACTATGCCCTCCCTTTAAAATACTGTCTCTGTGTACATGGAGCTACTATGGCACATCTTTCGCAACATACAGACAGCATCACAACATTTAGcttgttttgttctttgtaagAAATTATTGTATAAGCACCAAGATTGAAATGCTGGAAAACTATTTTAGGTTACTTAATTTTTGCCCCTTCACTGTTCCGACCCCATTTGTATTCcttttgccttccattcttttgtGGGTTGGTCTAATAATTAACAGGTATGCATATTCTGGAAAACCTGACCAAACAAATTTTCTGAATTGGATCTTGTGAAGCCAATCTCTTCTCTGAGGATGCAGCTTGGGTGGTAGTTCATGTTGGTCAGCCACTTGTCTCTTGGTCAGAGTAGAGGAAGTGTCTCGCAAACAGGGGACTGACTGAGATACTGCTTTGTTACCCAGGACAACCCCGAGCAAATACCAACAAATGGGGGATGCAACAAAGCGCTACAACAGCACACACCCCCACACCTGATTTGACCTATATGCCGGGGTCTTTTTGGTTAGATTTACCCAATCCTTGTTTGTAGCTTTGTAACAAAtcattatttttgacatttttatctatcttttttttttcttgtttccacAGCGGCAAAACCGGAGAAGTTCTCAACAGATGGAGGAAGACAACTGAGATACTTCGAGTTCCTGCAACACTTATTTTCCATTCAAAATAATACACAAGGCCCTCCATATTTTCTCTAGAAATAGTTTCCAAACAAAATATGGGAACCTTCAATACATTTGTCACAGTGTGAATGGGTATGAATGTGAAAGATAAATGTGACTCTTGATTGATGAGTGATTGAAATCCCttctttttaaagaagaaaataccccagattttttttttttttacaaaattacgAAACAAACTAGATGTTTTCTCAAAACACTGTATTCATAAAATAACACCATTTTCTAA
The sequence above is a segment of the Octopus bimaculoides isolate UCB-OBI-ISO-001 chromosome 13, ASM119413v2, whole genome shotgun sequence genome. Coding sequences within it:
- the LOC106872425 gene encoding uncharacterized protein LOC106872425; protein product: MEPQEMKETVAQGEVIDVPQEVAEIATQDASGIATQEAPVTTLEETVEADSQVSAGKVLQELSSDESSQQNSETEKSDTENIEHDVPYFRNLVVSQTEILNNLSDVWETVVPTLSEEVEGDVRTVIGQAKLLISQRFHQFIGLVDNCEFNTGEKTTTCEDLQGFWDMVDFQVEDVKKKFADLQKLKDNNWQTEDIPSTKPVKKIKKAKPVPSKVSKAKGKSKFAQFLAQKKKVADNSTGGDAEEAEKEESVKVFDGHFFKVESPVRSPKPHCLDSPRSPVVMPVFTETTQERSTDIQADIHEKDNSDDKTFQTVEIEPKDKETEQTVSSQNSFDSAKVTPLVTRRSYVPTVPSPLLQDITPVRKRTSTNRRSRLLGETVNTPDNCQLVLSSASVEKVENDEVFVLQSPPSRRRSQRVSRRLSAMESFPKSPSKDSTNTEDCVPIGQLVDLSEHASPNCESTLEKKTPVTKRRSRAKVTPGVQSGSRRSTRIARLSVFHVEPCSTKVENHADMNLIDFQTPMTSKRKSLKRPKSVAFADCVTEEEGNCSTSAGDLTTVLCPISPNVDCTETIEQNSKKLQRFGKLKVGYTPIRSRQNRRSSQQMEEDN